One stretch of Caldinitratiruptor microaerophilus DNA includes these proteins:
- the cbiE gene encoding precorrin-6y C5,15-methyltransferase (decarboxylating) subunit CbiE — protein sequence MNPIHVVGVLDDGPESLPPRLLRLVREADVLAGGERHLALFPGVGEERLALKAPLGPVVDRLRAAREEGRRVTVLASGDPLFYGIGRLLVQRLGKAALAFHPHVTSVALAFARIAEPWDDAAVLSAHGRDPTDLALEVRRHLKVAILTDPERNPRAIARTLLASGVHGYRCYVCANLGGRSESVWEGSLEAMAAREFPPLNVVVLVREEETE from the coding sequence GTGAACCCCATCCACGTGGTGGGGGTGCTGGACGACGGCCCGGAGAGCCTTCCGCCCCGTCTCCTCCGGCTCGTCCGCGAGGCCGACGTGCTGGCCGGAGGGGAGCGCCACCTGGCCCTGTTTCCGGGAGTGGGCGAGGAGCGGCTGGCTCTGAAGGCGCCGCTCGGGCCGGTGGTCGACCGCCTGCGGGCGGCACGGGAGGAGGGGCGGCGGGTCACGGTCCTGGCGTCCGGCGACCCGCTCTTCTACGGGATCGGGAGGCTGCTGGTGCAGCGGCTCGGGAAGGCCGCCCTGGCCTTCCACCCTCACGTCACCAGCGTCGCCCTGGCATTCGCCCGGATCGCAGAGCCCTGGGACGATGCCGCCGTGCTGAGCGCGCACGGGCGGGACCCCACAGACCTCGCCCTCGAGGTGCGGCGCCACCTCAAGGTCGCCATCCTGACCGATCCCGAACGAAACCCGCGCGCCATCGCCCGGACCCTCCTGGCGTCGGGGGTGCACGGGTACCGGTGTTACGTCTGTGCCAACCTCGGGGGGCGGAGCGAGTCGGTCTGGGAGGGCAGCCTGGAAGCGATGGCGGCACGGGAGTTCCCTCCCCTCAACGTGGTGGTGCTGGTCCGGGAGGAGGAGACCGAGTGA
- a CDS encoding cobalt-precorrin-5B (C(1))-methyltransferase: MGESGRDRGQMRTGYTTGACATAAALAATRLLLTGTPATDVTIWLPARRWATFALHSAESGPGWARCSVIKDAGDDPDVTHGAEIVATVSWHPESGVHLAGGPGVGTVTRPGLGLEIGGPAINPVPRRMITEHVQAALAEAGETRGVRVEISVPRGEEMARKTLNPRLGIVGGISILGTTGIVVPYSTAAFRASIAQAVDVALAQGQSHLVASTGGRSERYAMEILRPLGLPEVAFIEMGEFLGFTLKTAARRPQVRRLTVVGMIGKLAKVAQGAMHLHARASQVDPAFLAEVAAGSGAPASVVDEIRRANTGRHVQEIVLAAGVSGFFDRLCQLACEACRDHARAAYEIEVIMTDFDGPAVLGRAQTGPWPAPGPDVGLSAARGGSPP; the protein is encoded by the coding sequence ATGGGCGAATCCGGGCGAGACCGGGGCCAGATGCGCACGGGATACACGACCGGCGCCTGCGCCACGGCCGCGGCGCTGGCGGCGACGCGCCTCCTGCTCACGGGCACCCCCGCGACGGATGTCACCATCTGGCTTCCCGCCCGCCGCTGGGCCACGTTCGCCCTCCATTCCGCCGAGTCCGGGCCGGGCTGGGCGCGCTGCTCGGTGATCAAGGACGCCGGCGACGACCCGGACGTCACCCACGGCGCGGAGATCGTGGCTACCGTCTCGTGGCACCCCGAATCGGGTGTCCACCTCGCAGGCGGACCTGGCGTGGGTACCGTGACCCGCCCGGGCCTGGGCCTGGAGATCGGCGGCCCGGCCATCAACCCCGTGCCCCGCCGCATGATCACCGAGCATGTCCAGGCGGCCCTGGCGGAGGCCGGGGAAACCCGGGGGGTGCGGGTGGAGATCTCGGTGCCCCGGGGGGAGGAGATGGCCCGCAAGACGCTGAACCCGCGCCTCGGCATCGTGGGCGGCATCTCGATCCTCGGGACCACCGGGATCGTCGTGCCGTACTCCACTGCGGCCTTCCGGGCGTCCATCGCCCAGGCGGTGGACGTGGCGCTCGCCCAGGGGCAGTCCCACCTCGTGGCCTCCACCGGCGGGCGCAGCGAGCGGTACGCCATGGAGATCCTCCGGCCCCTCGGCCTGCCGGAGGTGGCCTTCATCGAGATGGGGGAGTTCCTGGGGTTCACGCTCAAGACGGCGGCCAGAAGGCCCCAGGTCCGCCGCCTCACCGTCGTGGGGATGATCGGCAAGCTCGCCAAGGTGGCCCAGGGCGCCATGCACCTGCATGCCCGGGCTTCCCAGGTCGATCCGGCGTTCCTCGCGGAGGTGGCGGCCGGCAGCGGCGCCCCCGCGTCCGTCGTGGACGAGATCCGCCGGGCGAACACGGGCCGGCACGTGCAGGAGATCGTCCTGGCGGCCGGGGTGAGCGGGTTCTTCGACCGGCTCTGCCAGCTGGCCTGCGAGGCGTGCCGGGATCACGCCCGGGCGGCCTACGAGATCGAGGTGATCATGACGGACTTCGACGGCCCGGCCGTCCTCGGGCGGGCCCAGACCGGCCCGTGGCCCGCTCCGGGGCCGGATGTGGGGCTTTCCGCGGCGAGAGGAGGGAGCCCACCGTGA
- a CDS encoding precorrin-8X methylmutase has translation MTLVERYGLPPEEIERRSFEIIRGLVPDLSGTPEEQQVRVRMVHAAGDPTIARDVHIHPRAVEAGVEALRSGAPIVTDVRMIAVGVSPGHCERLGVRVECMLDHPDVAARARAEGTTRAIAAVRLWGPRLDGAVVAIGNAPTALLALLDLVDAGVCRPALVVGTPVGFVNAAESKEELRRRDAVPSITVAGWRGGSTLAVAALNALLRLATGIHGYLG, from the coding sequence ATGACGCTCGTGGAGCGCTACGGCCTGCCCCCGGAGGAGATCGAGCGCCGCAGCTTCGAGATCATCCGCGGGCTGGTCCCCGACCTTTCGGGCACACCGGAGGAGCAGCAGGTCCGGGTGCGGATGGTGCACGCGGCGGGGGATCCCACCATCGCCCGGGACGTCCACATCCACCCCCGGGCCGTCGAGGCCGGGGTCGAGGCCCTCCGCAGCGGGGCGCCCATCGTCACCGACGTCCGGATGATCGCCGTGGGGGTGAGCCCCGGCCACTGCGAGCGGCTCGGCGTGCGGGTGGAATGCATGCTGGACCACCCCGACGTGGCGGCGCGGGCCCGGGCGGAGGGGACCACCCGGGCCATCGCGGCGGTGCGCCTCTGGGGACCGCGTCTGGACGGCGCCGTCGTGGCCATCGGGAACGCGCCCACGGCCCTCCTGGCTCTTCTGGACCTCGTCGACGCGGGCGTCTGCCGCCCCGCCCTCGTGGTGGGGACCCCGGTGGGCTTCGTGAACGCGGCGGAGTCCAAGGAGGAACTCCGCCGCCGCGACGCTGTGCCCAGCATCACGGTGGCGGGCTGGCGGGGCGGCTCGACCCTGGCGGTGGCGGCCCTCAACGCCCTCCTGCGGCTGGCGACGGGGATCCACGGCTACCTCGGGTGA
- a CDS encoding CbtB-domain containing protein, translating into MNEVSLSLRGLTAVRHLRMGGWPRYLLLQGVLWLSVPVALYVLFAAPIPAVHDALHSVRHFTAFFTCH; encoded by the coding sequence GTGAACGAGGTTTCGCTCTCGCTCCGGGGGCTGACGGCGGTCCGGCATCTTCGCATGGGCGGTTGGCCCCGGTACCTGCTGCTCCAGGGGGTACTGTGGCTCAGCGTTCCCGTGGCGCTCTACGTCCTTTTCGCTGCGCCCATCCCGGCCGTTCACGACGCCCTCCATTCCGTCCGGCACTTCACGGCGTTCTTCACCTGCCACTGA
- a CDS encoding cobyrinate a,c-diamide synthase codes for MRVPRLVVAGTESGAGKTTVALGLMRALRRRGLRVQPFKVGPDYIDPTYHTAATGRPSRNLDGWMCGEDLVRALFARAAGPADVAVIEGVMGLFDSAGPATDSGSTAEVARWLDAPVILVVDASGMARSAAAMVRGYATFDPGVRIAGVVFNRVGSPGHFELLRESLAAYGGPPALGYLPRADGLQAPERHLGLVPVLDPRAMAPYLDRVADAVAATVDLDRVLAIARAAGPVTVPDGAGPFPDRPAPGCCRIAIARDAAFHFYYEDGLDLLAALGVEWAPFSPLAGESIPPGTDALYLGGGFPEVYRAELSAHDKLRADVQAAHRAGMPVYAECGGLMYLSRAIVDPDGQVWPMAGLLPVSARMQPRLAALGYARATFLQETLLGSPGDEVLGHEFHWSVTDPHPPDWPPAYRFRGRRVDGKEDGFARPALLASYLHLHFVANPHAARRFVQAAARYRAVRLDRERAAARPVTG; via the coding sequence ATGCGGGTGCCACGCCTTGTCGTGGCCGGTACGGAGAGCGGAGCCGGCAAGACCACCGTGGCGCTGGGGCTCATGCGGGCCCTCCGTCGGCGCGGGCTCCGGGTGCAGCCGTTCAAGGTCGGACCGGACTACATCGACCCCACCTACCACACCGCCGCCACCGGCCGCCCCAGCCGGAACCTGGACGGGTGGATGTGCGGCGAGGACCTGGTGCGCGCCCTCTTCGCCCGGGCGGCCGGCCCGGCGGACGTGGCGGTCATCGAGGGGGTCATGGGCCTCTTCGACAGCGCGGGCCCGGCCACCGACAGCGGCAGCACGGCGGAGGTGGCCCGCTGGCTGGACGCGCCCGTGATCCTGGTGGTCGACGCCTCCGGCATGGCCCGCAGCGCTGCCGCGATGGTCCGGGGATACGCGACCTTCGACCCCGGGGTGCGGATCGCCGGGGTCGTCTTCAACCGCGTCGGCAGCCCGGGCCACTTCGAACTCCTGCGGGAAAGCCTGGCCGCCTACGGTGGGCCGCCCGCCCTGGGCTACCTGCCCCGGGCCGACGGGCTGCAGGCGCCCGAGCGCCACCTGGGTCTCGTGCCGGTCCTGGACCCCCGGGCCATGGCCCCTTACCTGGACCGGGTGGCGGACGCGGTGGCGGCGACGGTCGACCTCGACCGGGTGCTGGCCATCGCCCGGGCGGCCGGTCCGGTGACGGTTCCCGACGGGGCCGGCCCTTTCCCCGACCGGCCGGCCCCCGGTTGCTGCCGCATCGCCATCGCCCGGGACGCGGCCTTCCACTTCTACTACGAGGACGGGCTCGACCTCCTGGCGGCGCTCGGGGTGGAATGGGCTCCTTTCAGCCCCCTGGCCGGCGAGTCGATCCCTCCCGGGACCGACGCCCTCTACCTGGGCGGCGGGTTTCCGGAGGTGTACCGGGCCGAGCTGTCCGCCCACGACAAGCTGCGCGCCGACGTGCAGGCGGCCCACCGGGCAGGCATGCCGGTCTACGCCGAGTGTGGCGGGCTCATGTACCTGTCCCGGGCGATCGTGGATCCGGACGGGCAGGTCTGGCCGATGGCGGGCCTCCTGCCGGTCTCGGCCCGCATGCAGCCGCGGCTTGCCGCGCTCGGGTACGCCCGGGCGACGTTCCTGCAGGAGACGCTCCTGGGAAGCCCCGGGGATGAGGTGCTGGGACACGAGTTCCACTGGTCCGTCACGGACCCGCACCCGCCCGACTGGCCCCCCGCCTACCGCTTCCGGGGCAGGCGGGTCGACGGGAAGGAGGACGGATTCGCCCGCCCGGCGCTTCTGGCGAGCTACCTGCACCTGCATTTCGTCGCCAACCCGCACGCCGCTCGCCGCTTCGTGCAGGCGGCGGCCCGGTACCGGGCCGTCAGACTTGACCGGGAAAGGGCTGCGGCCAGACCGGTCACGGGGTAG
- a CDS encoding ferredoxin has protein sequence MIAGRIDPAACVACGLCERLAPALFRVILHRVAVLRLGPRIPASLEERAWWAAEACPTGAIHLSQVPAGGSEGEC, from the coding sequence ATGATCGCCGGGCGGATCGACCCGGCGGCCTGCGTCGCCTGCGGGCTGTGCGAGCGGCTGGCGCCAGCCCTCTTCCGGGTCATCCTCCACCGGGTCGCCGTGTTGCGGCTTGGGCCCCGGATTCCTGCGTCACTGGAAGAGCGGGCCTGGTGGGCGGCGGAGGCCTGCCCGACAGGGGCCATTCACCTGAGCCAGGTCCCGGCCGGCGGGTCGGAAGGGGAATGCTGA
- a CDS encoding dynamin family protein, whose product MGTRAAGNTRLTRVWEILQAVAQRLGDPAVSDAVARAGRKLTGKEFNLVVLGQFKRGKSTLVNALVGEPLLPTAVVPLTSAVTILRSGPKPEMTVHFLDGRQVPAPVQDLPLYVTERENPRNVRGVGAVEIRHPSPLLAEGVRLVDTPGVGSVYEHNTRTTLQFLPDADAAIFVLSVEPPLTAAEREFLDEARQYAGKFLFVLNKIDALSPAETAESLAFTRSVLEEATRQDSVRLFALSARQALEARMAGDADGLERSGLLDLEREIRRLVVADRETVLGESARLALERALLSLTTALTLEQQALRVSAEEIRQRRDRLERYLASARSEAEDLEPLMRSGLARIVQEADGRLRLFRQSLEPDLHERALRRLNATTGGAAELVRDLEKFLAENIPAAFDRWIAEENRRLEAAVRAMARRLSERAAAVVEGFIELAGTLFAVELPPPQPDPNLVDDVRLTYRIGEDEGFLMPRSDRLVALLPRPLALRVLTSGLRRRIAEQVDLNAGRVRENLVERLDQTARQVRSGLDAYLEAAALGIREALTRAERLQEERGPALERRRQEVADDLASLAEARRLLEEGGRAPVERTG is encoded by the coding sequence GTGGGAACCCGGGCGGCAGGCAACACACGGCTCACCCGAGTGTGGGAGATCCTGCAGGCCGTTGCGCAAAGGCTGGGAGACCCGGCGGTCAGCGACGCGGTTGCCCGCGCCGGTCGAAAACTGACGGGGAAAGAGTTCAACCTCGTCGTGCTCGGCCAGTTCAAGCGAGGCAAGTCGACCCTGGTCAACGCCCTCGTCGGCGAGCCGCTGCTTCCGACCGCGGTCGTGCCCCTCACCTCCGCCGTGACGATCCTGCGGTCCGGCCCGAAGCCGGAGATGACCGTCCACTTCCTCGACGGGCGCCAGGTACCAGCGCCTGTTCAGGATCTGCCGCTGTACGTGACCGAGAGAGAAAACCCGCGCAACGTCCGCGGGGTGGGTGCAGTGGAAATCCGTCACCCTTCCCCCTTGCTCGCAGAAGGGGTGCGGCTGGTGGATACCCCGGGTGTGGGTTCCGTGTACGAGCACAACACCCGCACCACGCTTCAGTTCCTTCCCGATGCCGACGCGGCCATCTTCGTCCTTTCCGTTGAGCCGCCGCTCACGGCCGCCGAAAGGGAGTTCCTCGACGAGGCACGGCAGTACGCGGGGAAGTTCCTCTTCGTCCTGAACAAGATCGACGCCCTTTCGCCGGCGGAAACGGCTGAGAGCCTGGCTTTCACCCGGAGCGTCCTCGAGGAGGCGACCCGGCAGGATTCCGTCCGCCTGTTCGCACTGTCGGCCAGACAGGCCCTGGAGGCACGGATGGCCGGCGACGCGGACGGGTTGGAGCGAAGCGGGCTCCTCGATCTGGAGAGGGAAATCCGCCGCCTGGTGGTTGCCGATCGCGAAACGGTCCTCGGGGAATCCGCGCGCCTGGCCCTGGAGCGGGCACTGCTGTCCCTCACCACGGCGCTGACCCTCGAGCAGCAGGCTCTGCGGGTGTCCGCGGAGGAGATCCGGCAGCGCCGCGATCGACTGGAAAGATACCTGGCTTCTGCACGCAGCGAGGCGGAGGACCTGGAGCCCCTGATGCGGAGCGGGCTCGCCCGAATCGTGCAGGAAGCCGACGGGCGACTCCGTCTCTTCCGCCAGAGCCTCGAACCCGACCTTCACGAACGGGCACTGCGGCGGCTGAACGCCACGACCGGAGGGGCCGCCGAACTCGTGCGCGACCTGGAGAAGTTCCTCGCCGAAAACATCCCCGCTGCGTTCGACCGGTGGATCGCCGAGGAGAACCGGCGGCTCGAAGCAGCCGTTCGCGCCATGGCGCGGCGGCTCAGCGAGCGGGCGGCTGCGGTGGTGGAAGGGTTCATCGAGCTGGCCGGCACGCTGTTCGCCGTGGAGTTGCCGCCACCCCAGCCGGATCCGAACCTGGTCGACGACGTGCGCCTGACCTACCGGATCGGCGAGGACGAGGGGTTCCTCATGCCGCGCTCCGACCGGCTGGTTGCCCTGTTACCGCGCCCCCTGGCGCTGCGGGTGCTGACGAGCGGTCTCCGCCGGCGGATCGCCGAACAGGTGGACCTCAACGCCGGCCGGGTTCGGGAGAACCTCGTCGAGCGCCTCGACCAGACCGCCAGGCAGGTGCGGTCCGGTCTCGATGCCTACCTTGAGGCGGCTGCCCTGGGCATCCGGGAAGCACTGACCCGGGCGGAACGGCTGCAGGAGGAGCGCGGGCCTGCCCTGGAGAGACGGCGCCAGGAGGTGGCCGACGACCTGGCCAGCCTCGCTGAGGCCCGTCGCCTCCTCGAGGAAGGCGGCCGCGCGCCGGTGGAGCGGACGGGTTGA
- a CDS encoding DUF6062 family protein, producing the protein MTDTLAEWELRQAFRHPGCPICTVIQNNTERFYRWFILETYGQLPMLETLSRGGFCPIHGWEVAVRAGQRISFTYEFVVQDRAARLRSALTSARAYAWWPVSVLRAAALGRRLTGWMARRRRERLARAIRLSLAPSQPCPVCDQVKGDERYAYRVLARLLEHDEERAAYQASAGLCWHHLTGALPVATPTVATFLAEDGLRRLEALGQDFREYFRKLDYRFASEPRGAEQRAWLQAARYLAPMGHLPACLSEALDPNSPLGPLLRERTRDLAAST; encoded by the coding sequence GTGACCGACACGCTCGCCGAGTGGGAACTCCGCCAGGCATTCCGACACCCAGGATGTCCCATCTGCACCGTGATCCAGAACAACACGGAGCGCTTTTATCGCTGGTTCATCTTGGAAACCTACGGCCAGCTGCCGATGTTGGAAACGCTGAGTCGGGGCGGCTTCTGCCCGATCCACGGCTGGGAGGTTGCCGTGAGGGCCGGGCAGCGGATCAGCTTCACCTACGAGTTTGTGGTTCAGGACCGCGCCGCCCGGCTCCGATCGGCGTTGACTTCCGCGCGGGCGTACGCGTGGTGGCCCGTTTCCGTCCTACGGGCGGCGGCCCTGGGGCGTCGTCTGACCGGCTGGATGGCCCGGAGACGCCGCGAACGGCTTGCTCGCGCGATCCGCCTTTCTCTGGCGCCCTCTCAGCCATGCCCGGTGTGCGATCAGGTGAAAGGCGACGAACGATACGCCTATCGGGTCCTCGCCCGCCTTCTCGAGCACGACGAAGAACGAGCGGCTTACCAAGCGTCGGCAGGCCTTTGCTGGCACCACCTCACGGGCGCGCTCCCCGTGGCCACCCCGACGGTGGCCACGTTTCTTGCCGAGGATGGCCTACGGCGTCTCGAGGCGCTCGGGCAGGACTTTCGGGAGTACTTTCGGAAACTGGATTACCGCTTCGCATCTGAGCCCCGGGGTGCCGAACAGCGCGCCTGGCTCCAGGCGGCACGGTATCTCGCTCCGATGGGACACCTTCCCGCGTGCCTGTCCGAAGCCCTGGATCCGAATTCTCCGCTCGGGCCGCTGCTGCGCGAGCGTACGCGGGACCTGGCGGCCAGCACGTGA